Genomic segment of Nitrosopumilaceae archaeon AB1(1):
ACATTAATAAGATTGTTGGATATAGTGTATATAAAATGACAAGAAATGAAATACGAGATAAAGGAGTAAATTATATTATATCATTACTATCGTCTAAAGGTCACATAGTAAAAAAACAAAGAAATGGAAGAGATGAATATTTGTATATAGAAAAACCCAAAAAATTCATTATTAAAATTAAAACTCTTTCTCAAACCTCACCAGTTCCATTTGGTCAAAGAGATCCTAAATCAATAAACGCAGATTTTTTAATTATTTGTAGAATTGTAGGATCAGATAGTCCAGAGAGCTTTATAGCAAATATTGAAAAAGTGATTAGAGTAACTAAGAAAATTAAGGAAAATTATTGGCTCCAACGTAGAGATTATGAGGAATTCGAACAGAATTTAGATCTTTTAAATTAGAAACGAATACTAGATATTTAATAATTATACTATTTTATAATGTAGCTCATTTAAGATAATATATGTCTAAAAAGAAAATAGTAGCCCTCCTATCCGGCGGTCTTGACAGCCAGCTAGCAGTCAGAATGATGCAAAAGCAGGGATTTGACGTGTCTGCCGTAGCAATCAAGACACCATTTTGTGACTTTGATTGCGGAAGAGGTTGTGGATTTGAAATTAGAGAAAGGTCTGAAGAGCTAGGAGTAGATCTCAAAACAGTATACTTGGGAGATGAATATATCAAAATGCTAAAAAATCCAAAACATAGAAGAGGTGCAGGATATAATCCTTGTATTGATTGTCGTTCCATGATGTTTGATGCAGCAAAGAAACACATGGAAGAGATTGGTGCAGAGTTTATTATATCTGGAGAAGTATTAGGTCAAAGACCCATGAGCCAACACGGTCAAGCGCTTGGAGTGATAGAGAAAGATTCAGATCTAAAGGGCAAAATAGTCAGACCACTATCTGCAGGACTATTACCACCAACAATTCCAGAAAATGACGGACTAATCAGACGAGAAGACATGGGAACAATCAGAGGACGCTCAAGAAAGATACAACTTCAAATGGCCAAAGAGTTTAACATCAAAAACCCACCAAATGCAGGAGGCGGATGTCTCCTAACAAATCCATCATTTGGAAGAAAGACTAAAGATCTATTCGAGCACACAGATATGCCAACAATTAATGAGATAGACCTACTAAAGGTTGGAAGACATTTCAGATTTGACAAAATCACGAAATTAATAGTAGGCAGAGACCACCAGGAAAATCAGACCATATCGGCCCTTGCACTACCTGAGGATATCATACTAGAGACTGAAACATACATGGGTCCGACCTCACTGCTCAGAGGCAATAAGGAACACCTAGAGAAAGCAGCGAGAATCACCCTACGATACTCTGATGCACCAAAATCAGGAATTCATACGGTACGTACAGGCACGACTCAGGCACAAGTCAGTCGTGCAGAACCGGACGATATGGAGTCATTCCGGATTCTATAGGTTCAGAAATTATTTAAACTACTTCTGCAAAGTTCGTTCCTATGCAAAAGCAAGAAAACGAGACATACCTCAAAGCGTTCACCATCAAGGATCCTAGCGATCTAGATGCGATAAAAGCTGACATCAAAAAAGGCATGATTCTCATCCTAAAGGTAACACCTCTAGCGCAAAAAGACGTAGCCAAACTACGAAACATGGTAGAAGAGATTCACCAGATTGCAAAGAGAGAAAATGCAGACATTGCCCGATTAGGTGAAGAGAGAATCATCGTAACTCCAAATGGAATAAAAATTTGGAAGCCAGAGTATGATCTAAAATAATTTTATAGATTCTTGAATCTGTGGATAATGAGCTGGAAGACGATACATCTTACGTATCACAGCAGATAGATTCTCAGATTTACGACGCTCTCCGTGATTGACCAATACTCGTTTCAACTTGGGACGTAATTTATGGACAAATGATAATAATTGATTATAATCGCTGTGACCACTAAATCCATCCAACTTTTCCATCTGACAGTTTATCGAGACAGCTTCTACTTTACCAGTCTGAGTCATCATAGAGACCTGCCTTGCGCCATCCAATACTCTTCTTCCCATTGTACCATTTACCTGATACGATACAAAGAGAATCTTATTTTTTTCATGTGGTGCAAGATTTCTAAAGTACTCCAACACCGGACCGCCTTCTAGCATACCGGATGTCGCCAAGATAATACAAGGTGATCCCTCTCGCATAGCCTCATCTCGTCTATCGACATGATCTATATTGGTAAAGTATTCTGAATCAAAGGGATTATCGTCAGTCTCTAGTATTCTCTGCTTCAAATCACGTGCCAAATACTCTGGAAAACTCTCATGAATAACTGAGGCCTCTGATATCATACCTTCGGTAAATACTGGTGCCTCTACCATATCGCCGGATTTCATATACTGGTCTATTACCATCATGATTTCCTGTGCACGGCCAACAGCAGGTATTGGGATTAGTACTTTACCGCCTCCCTTTAATGTCTCATTTACAGCTTGATTAAATGATGTCTCTACCTCGTCGCGTGATGGTTGAATATCCTCTTTAGCACCGTATGTACTTTCAATTAGTAGAGTCTCAACACGTGGGAAATTTACATTGGCTGCCTCAAACAGAATACTTTTTGCAAATTTAATATCACCAGAATACACAAAATTATGACCACCATTACCGATATGAAAATGACACAGAGATGAGCCAAGAATGTGACCTGCGTTTGCCAAGACAAGTTTAATGTCCGGTGAAATGTCAGTGACTGTCCCATATGGTAATGTGATTGTTTGGCGCATTATCTGCTTTACATCACGATCAGAGTACATTGGAACTCTACCCTGTGCAGAGGCTACTTTGATTGCATCGAGTTGAATTAGATTCATCATTGGCAATGTTGGTTCCGTACAGTATATCGGTCCCTTGTATCCATACTTGCACAGTACCGGTAAAAATCCTGTGTGATCAAGATGTGCGTGACCAATTACTACTGCGTCAAGATCATCTAGAGTTAAGTCAAGCCAATCTAGTCTAGGGAATGAATCCGTTGGATGACGAGCTCCGGGATTTATCCCACAGTCTATCAAGACTTTACTTTCAGGGGTAGCTAGTAGCATTGAAAATCTACCGACTTGGCCAAATCCACCAAGGGTGAATAAAGATGCCTCTGTCCTCTGAACAAGTCTACTTCTAAAGATATCATCGCCTATACTTCGTAGTTGTTTTGAACGCTCAGGGACAGATGTCTGCAGAGCGTGCTGGATGGTCTGTATAGTATTAGATGTGCCTGTAGATGCCTTGCGGACTCTAATCTTCCAACCAGATTCCTCTACAGTCTTTACATAATCGAATTTACCAGAATCTGCACGCAAAAGCCAGGGTCTCTTTACCTGAACAGAGGCAACTCCAGAGACGGGATCAAACAAGACATTCTGCAGATCGGCCTCTTTTGGGACTAGTTTGGATATGATTTGTTTTGCCTCATCTGCAGGTTTACGCATAGACTCGTCTGTACGAACGATGATTCTCTTTTTAATCGTACTAACTAGATTAGATATAATACTGGTATCAGAGAGTAGACGGCGAGGCTTGTCTGTATATATTGCAATATAGGGACCTGCGTACTCTATCCTAGTTACACTTGCATCAGCAGGTAGACTCTGTAGTACTATAGCAATCATATTTTGACTAGTATCTGTTTTTGATTTTTTTTCCATATTTATTATTAAAGGGGTAGTATAGTTTTCTTTTGTTCTGCGGTTAACAGTTGGAATCCATGTTTATCTATGGTTGCTAGATTGATTCCATCGCCTGTTCCAATATTTCTTAAAATGGCAGCTTTGACAGCTTTGAGGGCAAGTAACTTTGCGTCTTCAAGTGTGATATCATCTTTATAATTCTCTTCTAGAGCACCATACGCAACGGGGGAACCACTTCCAGTGGTTACATACTTTTTGCGCTCTACAGTACCAAACATGTCAATATTAAATAATGAAGGACCATTCTCATCAAAACCACCAATTAGAATGTCAGCCATAAATGGATAACCACGATTTTGATGAAATATTAAAGAACAAAATCGTGCCAGTGATGGTATGGGTAAATCTCTGTGTTTTTGAACTTTATGAATCCCTGCGTTATATCGCAGTACATCAGTTAGGTTTTGAGCATCTGCCACACCACCGGCAAGAGTAAGACCTGCATGATCTGCTATCTTTTGAATCTTCATTGTATTATTATTGGCTATAAAATATCCTGCACTAGCACGCATATCTGCGCATAGTACTATGCCATCTGAGGCATGTATTCCTACCGTAGTAGTTCCATGTAGTATTTTTTCTTCGACATTATTTGACAAAAATTACACCTGTAAAGTTATTTTACATTCAATCTACCCTTTTAAATAACTTTTTGTTATGAGTAATCATGCATACTATGGAACTTCCCAGAAAGATTACCATCGGGAAAGACTGTATAGGTATGATTGGAGATTTTCTAGCAACGTTGAGTGATTCACGAGTTGTGTCTATCATTTCTGGCAAGCATGTAATGAAGATAGTACAAGATGGTATAGAGGATTCTCTAAAAAAGACAAATGTATCAATACACTGGCACGATACAGTTGAGAATAAAACAGAACTGATTGATATAGTACAAGGAGAAATTAAATCAGTTAATCCAGATATGATATTGGGTGTGGGTGGAGGCAGCTCAGTTGATGTTGCCAAGATGGTATCATTTAATTTGAAAAAACCATTTATCAGTATACCCACAGCTGCATCACATGATGGAATAGCAAGTCCGTTTGTATCAATAAAGAGTGATAAACCACATTCTATT
This window contains:
- the sepF gene encoding cell division protein SepF; this translates as MQKQENETYLKAFTIKDPSDLDAIKADIKKGMILILKVTPLAQKDVAKLRNMVEEIHQIAKRENADIARLGEERIIVTPNGIKIWKPEYDLK
- a CDS encoding tRNA (5-methylaminomethyl-2-thiouridylate)-methyltransferase codes for the protein MSKKKIVALLSGGLDSQLAVRMMQKQGFDVSAVAIKTPFCDFDCGRGCGFEIRERSEELGVDLKTVYLGDEYIKMLKNPKHRRGAGYNPCIDCRSMMFDAAKKHMEEIGAEFIISGEVLGQRPMSQHGQALGVIEKDSDLKGKIVRPLSAGLLPPTIPENDGLIRREDMGTIRGRSRKIQLQMAKEFNIKNPPNAGGGCLLTNPSFGRKTKDLFEHTDMPTINEIDLLKVGRHFRFDKITKLIVGRDHQENQTISALALPEDIILETETYMGPTSLLRGNKEHLEKAARITLRYSDAPKSGIHTVRTGTTQAQVSRAEPDDMESFRIL
- a CDS encoding beta-CASP ribonuclease aCPSF1, whose protein sequence is MEKKSKTDTSQNMIAIVLQSLPADASVTRIEYAGPYIAIYTDKPRRLLSDTSIISNLVSTIKKRIIVRTDESMRKPADEAKQIISKLVPKEADLQNVLFDPVSGVASVQVKRPWLLRADSGKFDYVKTVEESGWKIRVRKASTGTSNTIQTIQHALQTSVPERSKQLRSIGDDIFRSRLVQRTEASLFTLGGFGQVGRFSMLLATPESKVLIDCGINPGARHPTDSFPRLDWLDLTLDDLDAVVIGHAHLDHTGFLPVLCKYGYKGPIYCTEPTLPMMNLIQLDAIKVASAQGRVPMYSDRDVKQIMRQTITLPYGTVTDISPDIKLVLANAGHILGSSLCHFHIGNGGHNFVYSGDIKFAKSILFEAANVNFPRVETLLIESTYGAKEDIQPSRDEVETSFNQAVNETLKGGGKVLIPIPAVGRAQEIMMVIDQYMKSGDMVEAPVFTEGMISEASVIHESFPEYLARDLKQRILETDDNPFDSEYFTNIDHVDRRDEAMREGSPCIILATSGMLEGGPVLEYFRNLAPHEKNKILFVSYQVNGTMGRRVLDGARQVSMMTQTGKVEAVSINCQMEKLDGFSGHSDYNQLLSFVHKLRPKLKRVLVNHGERRKSENLSAVIRKMYRLPAHYPQIQESIKLF
- a CDS encoding proteasome subunit beta, whose product is MSNNVEEKILHGTTTVGIHASDGIVLCADMRASAGYFIANNNTMKIQKIADHAGLTLAGGVADAQNLTDVLRYNAGIHKVQKHRDLPIPSLARFCSLIFHQNRGYPFMADILIGGFDENGPSLFNIDMFGTVERKKYVTTGSGSPVAYGALEENYKDDITLEDAKLLALKAVKAAILRNIGTGDGINLATIDKHGFQLLTAEQKKTILPL